One genomic window of Halorubrum hochsteinianum includes the following:
- a CDS encoding cation:proton antiporter, which yields MSLADATLAAGYTLGDFLLVAAAGFAVLAVGMLYRAVVGPTMQDRVLAVNVLGTNTVVILAILGAALDEPTFLDIALVYALLNFLMAIAISKFTVERGGVL from the coding sequence ATGAGCCTCGCGGACGCCACGCTCGCGGCCGGCTACACCCTCGGCGACTTCCTCCTCGTCGCGGCCGCCGGCTTCGCCGTCCTCGCGGTGGGGATGCTCTACCGCGCGGTCGTCGGCCCGACGATGCAAGACCGCGTGCTGGCGGTGAACGTCCTCGGGACGAACACCGTCGTCATCCTCGCGATACTGGGCGCGGCGCTCGACGAGCCGACGTTCCTCGACATCGCCTTAGTGTACGCGCTGTTGAACTTCCTGATGGCCATCGCCATCTCGAAGTTCACCGTCGAGCGGGGTGGTGTGCTGTGA